The following DNA comes from Erigeron canadensis isolate Cc75 chromosome 3, C_canadensis_v1, whole genome shotgun sequence.
AACAGTTGGTACTCTAAGAATGCATTAGAAAACCTCTGTTTTTGATTCATTACTGCatttgttttatgttattttttgttttcatgtCTACATCAAAATTAAATGATCTCGTGGCCATATCTTTGTTGGTTTAGGACTTCTCTGTCTTCAAATGCTACTGATGCAGGCAGCTATCAGATTCGAAGAATGTGGTAATCACATCATCATATCTTTGTTGGTTTAGGACTTCTctgtattttatttgtttcagAGTGGAATAAactgaagaaaatcaaaatgttcgaGAGGgtctttgtttttgttgatgaattgatatgtatttttcaaattatatactatacattttttgtttctctttgtttagtttaactttaaattgttagtataaaatttctatttgttgAGCTTAACTCTAAGATATTTAGTATAAAATTTCTCTTTGTTAAGCTTAACTCTAAACTGTTTAgtataaaattgttgtttgtgtttgtagtaagtttagatataaaaaagctacaaaattttattttaactaaagttgaaaaaaaaggtaaagtgaaatcaatatttatatagagtttatttacatatgtttccttttagctttcgtattaaTTCAGTTGTGAAAattggtttttatttaattaaaattgaaaaaaatgagTAAACTCGAAtcaatattttttgttgttcaaatatatatatataatatatatatatatattgagactacccgtccattggacgggtctgAGCACtagttattatacatattaagAATATACCTagataattttcattttcaagcaTGTCTGATTTCATGAAAAGTGACAAatctgtaatttttttttacagctCTTAATGTTTAACCTCTGacaaagtaaattattaaaactTACATTTGAgtttcttgttattattattttttttatggttaCTCTTTTCTACAagtctttatatttttaacataaattatgCATATATTCTTTTAGTATGGTTAATGTGGCTTAAATCTTTGTGTGTCAATTAAGTTTTTGgtttattttgtcatttttttctttataatattttgtgatatttaCTTATTCaaatctatatattaaaaaattatataaagaatATAAACTTTCACATGAAAAATTTAGTCACGTACTTATTAACGTTATTATGTAGAGTGCTAATACATATtgattatatcaaattatattagcattgaattgaatatgatataggatatgtttatttcatttcatcttttgaatttttgaaaattcttattttaccttttagttattattatataaaaaactaatCCCTTACTAAAtttaattattcatttattgGAAATTTATTTTCTCAATTTACGcattaaaattgaatttttgttgATGTTTTATGCACCATaattaacccttgattttattTGTTACATGATCTCATGAATCggatattattttaaaaagaagACTATTAATTAGTATTAAAATATGCTCATTTATGTTGTCCtattaagtttatatatgaacgAGGGTTTAAATGTCTGTGCTACGCACGTCGAGTTTGAAATATATTGTTAACATGTATAATATTGTCGGTTTTTAAATCACTAATGAAACTTAAATGTTGAGTCATTGATAAGttatatagatatgtatgtatttgtttCTATTTAAATAGTAAGTTTAAGATGTTTGGAGTGTTTGTTGCTTACAAATTTGTCAACAAAAACATAGCAAGTGATGTGTGTTTGGAGTCATTTTGTCCATCTTCTTAGGCCGAGCCAACGACTCTTTCGTGGGCTCTTCCTCAATGCCGTCGACGAGGCTTCGTCGATGAAGGCATGTCGATGGGTGGAAAGGAGAGGACGGAGGGAGAAGTGGTGAGTGTGGGGccaaatgcattttttttttgttttgttttgtttttttctttggtTGGTCGTTGAGGATGGGTGAGGAAGAAGTATAGTTGGTAGTGATTGAGAAAGAGGTGATTTAGGAGAGAAAAAATTGATGTGACAATGAGAAAGAGGAAGGATGGTGGTAGAGACCTTAAAACTCTGATCCTTAATGCTTTTTGTGATGTCAAACTATATTGTCTGGCGGCCAAAACCTTATGGGTCTGTTGCTTGATTCTCACTAACGCCACTTTCAAGATACAGTGATAGGCGATCAGATTTGACAAAATCTCCTAGAAGCTGGAACTCTTGATAATTTGACCAAACAGTTCTAACCCAAGATATATGGAATATTCTCATTAATTTATCATATGATTGACTTTAATTAATATGATGTCAAAAATCTCACTTTTACTTTTAACTAAACTATAACCTCAACCCAGCTCTTCGagttaaaaaataatcaaatgatTCTTGAATATTAACAAAAATCCAATAATCAAATGGCGATTCGAGTGATCCCTTCAAAACTATTTACTCAACATTGCtactcttcttcttcattaccATTGACACTCTTCATCTCAACTCTTATTAGCCGCCGTAATTTTTCTGTTTGGCCCCCCGGCCACATTGCCTCTGGTGAGCAAAACccatttatgttttatgtactgtatgtatatatatatatatatataataatcctTGGCTGATTGTCCTTTGGCCTAGTCATGTATTTGCATATCacctgtttgatgaaatgcctcaatGACCTTACTCTTACCGATTTGCTTCAATACTTCAAGTTGGGCACAAAAAATGGATGTATCTTTCATAATTAGGATTCTAAGTTTATTAATGAAAGTCATATCCTGATTGGTTGATAGTCAGTACACTCGCCAACCACTTGAGGTAGGCGTAGTAGCCCGTCAATATGGCAACTTGTTGCTCGAAGAAGTCCGGTCCTTTTGATTTGGCTTTTGTCATCTAAAATCTGGCCTGCAATTATGGTGTTATATCCAGTGTTATATGTGTCAGCTTTAAGTTGTAGACCACTGTTTAGTTAATCACTTGCACTTTTATTGTAtagggaaaagttaaattagggactccttattttaaggaccattagggacacttctcaatcattcatttttcatcatctccgatcaccaccaccaccacaccatcatctccgaccaccaccatgctTCTCCagcgacggcgaccaccgccaccacgacttacacatgtgtaagtagaACTTAcattgtacttacacatgtgtaagttataaaaccaccatcaccaccaccaccatcatctccgaccaacACCATGATCCTCCAGCGACggcaaccaccgccaccacgacttacacatgtgtaagttacttgtCCCTAATgttccctaaaataaggagtccctaatatAACCCAaccctatatgtatatatattatatagcagAAAAGATATTTAACCTATAAGCTTGATAAGCTCGATCGACCTTGGGAGGGTACTAACTCAAACTTGCATTATTTCATATATGCTTATAATCCAAGATTAGACGATGGTATCGATAAAAGGGATTATCATGAGTTTTTGAGATGGCACAAAGGAGGAGGGATGTTTCATAAGTCAGCCAACATTGATCCTACTGCGTCCGTAGATTTTGGTGCGGTAGTCCATTCAGGGTCTGTTGTTGGTGGAAATGTTCACGTAGGATCAGGAACTGTAGTTGGACCTGATGTTATAATTGGTCAATCGACAAAGATAGGGTATGTTTTTGACCCATTGTATCGTACATTTTGCATCCTTTTCTGACCTTTTTACGTTTACCATATTTCCCTCCAAAATGTATAAATCTTACGTGTAATCAGGTATAATGTTGCACTTGCTAATTGCACAATTGGTGATTCGTGTCTTATCCATCACGGAGTCTGCATTGGTCAAGATGGTATGTTCATTTTGAACGATACGTGTTGAAGTTTTGACAAAATTTAGGTGTGCCAAACAATTAGTTAATGCTTTGTTATTggtttttcaaacttttggacCAGCTCCTTGTAGTTTCTTTTTGTCAATGTTATAGAATTTGTAAGGTAGCCATTGGTTTTACAGGCTTTGGCTTTTTTGTGGATGAGGATGGTGTCGTGGCTAAAAAGCCTCAAGTTAGTAAACCTTCATTTGTTTCCTACGTTTTCCATTCTTAGTATCTTTGTTGTTTCCTCTTTGTTTACAGAAGCGAATGAAATCATTTGTATACCtcttttaaaaagttttccCTTGGTTAAGGCCTTAAGGGTTACCTCGCGATGGCGAACCATTTTTGGCTCATTGTAGTGGTCTAACTGGGCTTTGCTCGTGGACGATTCTGGCCATTTTCTTGGCCGCCCCAAGATAATGCCTAGGGCAGGACTCGAACTATAGACCTTTTTTGAGGAAATAAGACTCATTGCCACAATTCTACTAGACCACTTGGAGGTGGTTGAAATCATTTTTTACCTGATATTTGATTAGATGCCTTATGTGTTAGAATTTTTAAACCCATCACTTGTCATGAATTCAGTTTTGCCTCTTGCATTTGTTTTTCTTAATCTCCAGGCCCTGAAAGCTCTTATAGGGAATAATGTTGAGATTGGTGCAAATTCATGCATTGATCGGGGCAGGTGAgcttatattgttttatttcaGCGAGGCTCTCATAAAGTGAAGTGCTTAAATAGTTGCAGGATTCTAATTATACAAATGATATGTATCTGTTTTATATCTGCAGTTGGAGAGATACTCTGATAGGTGATCATACAAAGATAGATAACTTAGTTCAGGTATGTATCTAATTTTCGATATAACATAAGTCAATCAATACCAACATGATATTCAATTTGAATTTCCAGATAGGTCACAATGTAGTGATTGGCAAGTGTTGCATCTTATGCGGGCAAGTTGGCATTGCGGGTTCTGTAACGTATGTCATGATTCTTTTACTTGTTCATCTAATTTTAATGGGACAAACATTTATGGTAATTTGGACAATAAATATGGGACTGGTGGagcatttaattattttatatagtttttaattcCTTACTACTATACTAGTATATACTCTAGTTAAGTTtcatttgatgttttttttttctacttagGATGGCCGATTATGTAACTTTAGGCGGCCGGGTAGGAGTTCGTGATCATGTCACCATTGTGTCAAAGGTACTCGCATGCTCAATTGCTTGGGAAGTTggaatataattttatttttcaccaAAATCATGTTTACACATAAATGTTTCTAAAATATAATGCTTTGAAATGCAGGTGCGTCTAGCAGCTGCCAGCTGTGTGACCAAAGATATTACTAAACCTGGTGACTATGGTGGCTTCCCCGCTGTAAGAATATTTGCAGTATCTTATGATTGACCTCCGATGTATGTCATTGATATATGAGCTGACTGTTAGCCTATATTTTCAATCCCTTTACAGATCCCAATGCGTGAATGGCGGAAACAGGTTGGTAGACGTTTCCAAATACTGAAGTAGAAGAAATTTTAAATCCTCAGAACTGGGTCATTTGAGAACTTTGTCAGCTAGCGTGTGAGAAACAAAAAGGACTTGCATAGTTGTGCACATTTGACGGTTTGACATGCTAAGGTTTTTATTATACTGATCCCACTTTTCTGGATCAAGAAAAGGACAATATTGCTTGAGATTGTCCCTCTGAGGGTTATATTTGTATCCTTGCTTCTATATAGTTACATTAGTGGTTACTTATATCTGCTCCTTGTTTTGTTTGCGCAACAAGACAACACTTCTTTGCTTTGGTAACATAGGCTAAATCATCATAATTCTTTGTTTTAAAGCACATAAAGTTTAATCTTTGTAGTAACGGCCGAAGGGGTTTTAATATGATGCTCAAAGCCTCAAACTGATGATGAATCTTTTGTAACATTATTAGTTTCCTTATCCATGGTTATGAAAACAAGAATAATATTCGATATAGCTGGCAATAATTTCTTGATCATCATCAAGTGACAGAACCTCTTacacatataaaaacataactGCCCTTTCAATAGCAGGCAATGTAAAACTTGTTTACTGCACTGCAGTGTTTTCTCTGTTTTATGTTCTGACATTCGTATTGTTTATCGATAGATTGAGACATACTGATATCCTCGTATCGAAGTAGAGTGtcatcttatttgattgatggATATGGTTGCCAATCTATCATTATGCAAATGAACTATTCGTAGTAAATCTTTTTCTTCCTACTTTGATGCATTACTAGGTTTTAattccatttgaattttgaaacaCCGAGTTAGTTGAGAAGTTCAAGCTTATATATTGATTGTAAATTagagtactttttttttttttaagcttaaGTTGATAAATTATTCGCTTTCTGTCGgtgtttgaaaagaaaattcaaATCTACAACATCTAAAATGCGAAACTTGACAGCAATTTGAAACTCAAATCTCTGTTTAACTTaccaaagaaaaaaatttatgtataaCTAATAACTTCTAATTCATtgttttagaagaaaaaaaaaactatgtatgaCATATTTGAAAGAGTACGTATAGTATAGGGActaaaacaacaaaaaccaTGAAACAGTAGAACATATgttgatcatcatcatcttcaagaTATGCccggataaaaaaaaaatactcgtaaaaaATAGATGAACGAGGCCAACCACCCCACTCCTTCACCGTCGACCAAACGCCAAGATTGTAATGGGACGACCCCACGTCGCCGGGGTCGTTCCCTTCCACGCCTTCGGTCTTCATCCCTCTTAAAAACAAGGATTTGTATACAAGAAAAATTTGGAAATATCGCGGGAGCGATATTTTCGTAGGAGAATGGCGGTTTAAACACACAAATCTTCTCCTATAAAAGCCGGGATGTCATTTTTACAACACACGCACATTGATTTTCGTTTTCATTAATCAGGTAACCCCTTTTTTCGATTTTGTTTCAATATTTTCCAAGTGTAGGGTTTCAGATCTACGattgattatattttttttttttaattttgaatatatgtttGGATTTTTTTACTGTTAAAATTCGACGACAATTTTTAGGGTTATTAATTGACAAATAATCTGAGTAACGAATGCTGCACTTTTTAGGGTTTCCATCAAATTGATTGAAATTCTACAAGTTTTATTTgatgatataataataacttttgatACGAAAAgatgactctttttttttctttaaaaaaaattctatttttatttatttatttctgaGATCATGAGTTCGTTTGCAATTGAATGTGTTATGAATTGATTGAAGTTTTCATCGTATTTTAAAACTAATATTGGATCTATTTTTGTTTCATAGAGTTTTGGTTAAGGTTCTGGGGAAGATAtgctttttatttatgtttttgtcAAGCGAAAGACTTGTTTTGGAATAAAAATCATAGGTGACTTTCCTAACAGACAATTTGGATTTCAAACACTCTTCTTTGTGAAATCCCCGACTGACTTTTTGCACCATCTTTCTGTTGATTACAATATTTTCGTATGATTTTAATTAGCTTCTTGGTTTTTGGAATTGCATCATTAGTTCATTACTGGAGCCTAACATTATTCTTTGATCTTCTTTAgctatatttattttgtttctgcATTAGTTTTTGAACGTGTCTTCTTGTCTAAAAGCGCATCTatgttatcttttaatttaataccaGCTACAAATGCAAGTCTTTGTGAGATTGATTTTACTCTCCATGTGTCTGTGTTAGAGGGTTTCTATATATCCTGAATAGTGTGAGgttgcttgttttttttttctattgatTTCATCATAATATAAATCAACTCCGGGTTGGAATATTGAAGTTGAGAGAAAAAAAGTTACGAGTAAGTAATAACAAAGGAACTTCACGCTTTCTTTAACAGGCCCTTTGATGTTGAAAATTAACGTGGGTCAATCTCAACTTATGCACCTCAAAAGAGTGTGTTTGAAcgttttatgtgttttattatactattaaattactttatttgatttgttaCTTCAAGTTAAACATCTCATTTTCTATTTGGCGTGAAACTTATGAGTTATTTTCAGCAGGTGATTTGTGAAAATGACAGCAGCTGGTGGTGGATATACAATTGATGCAAGTACACTTGCCAGGCGACTGAGATCTATGTATTCCCATTGGCGCGAGCACAGAGCCGACTTATGGGGATCTTGTAATGCATTTGCAGTAGCCACCCCACCCCCTTCTGATGATATTCGTTATCTGAAGTCTTCAGCTCTCAACATTTGGTTGCTTGGTTATGAGTTCCCAGAAACTATAATGGTTTTCTCAGACAAACAGATTCACTTCTTATGCAGCCAAAAGAAAGCATCATTGCTTGATGTTGTCAAAAAGCCTGCTAAAGATGCAGCAGGTGtagattttttgatgcatgtGAAGCAAAAAACTGATGACGAATTGAAACAAATGGATACCATATTACATGCCATTGAATCTCTTGATTCCCCTGTTCTTGGGCATGTAGCCAGAGAGGCTTCTGAAGGAAAACTTTTAGAGAAATGGACCGAAAAACTCAGGTCATCTGGTTTGCAACTTAGTGATATAACAAATGGATTAGCAGATCTCTTTGCTGTTAAAGAAACTAGTGAGCTAGAAAATGTGAGGAATGCTGCATACTTAACTGCATCTGCAATGAAACTGTTTGCAGTTCCAAAGCTTGAGCAGGTAATTGAGGAGCAAAAGAAAGTAACTCATTCTTCTTTAATGGATGATACTGAAAAAGCTATTTTGGAGCCTATTAAATTGAAAGTGAAGCTGAAAGCTGATAATGTTGATATTTGctatcctcccatttttcaaaGTGGTGGAAATTTTGATCTCAGACCCAGTGCATCAAGCAATGATGATCATTTGTCTTATGATGCTGGTGTGATAATTTGTGCACTCGGGTCACGTTACAATAGCTATTGCGCAAATGTGGCTAGAACTATTCTTATCGATTCAAATGCCACTCAAAGCAAAGCATACCAGGTTCTGCTGAAAGCCCATGAGGCTGCCATAGGTGCACTGAAGCCCAACAACAAGGCTAGTGATGTTTACAAGGCTGCATTTGCAGTTGTTGAAAAAGAAGCTCCTGAGTTGACTGCAAATTTGACAAAATCAGCTGGCGCGGGAATTGGTCTCGAGTTTCGTGAGTCCAGCTTGAGTCTTAATGAGAAAAATGAAAGAATCTTGAAAGTGGGTATGGTTTTAAATGTTTCACTTGGGTTTCGAAACTTGCAGACAAATAGTAGCAAAACAAAGAGTCCAAATTATGCGCTATTACTTTCAGATACTGTTTTCTTAACTGTGGCTGGTAACGAAGTTGTGACTTCTTTCAGCCCTAAAGCTTTTGAAGATGTTGCGTACTCTTTCAATGACGCTGACCTAGAGGGAGAAGATGAAAGACCACAAGTAAGACCCGAGCCTAAAGTTAATAAAACTTCGTACTCTAAAGCCACTCTAAGGTCAGACAACAATGAAATGTCAAGAGCAGCTTAGAAGACAACATCAAGCTGAACTTGCTCGTCAGAAAAACGAAGAAACAGCTCAACGGTTTGCTGGAGGAAAAAGTGCTACTCGCGACGGAAAATCGTCACCAAGAACTTCAAATGATATAATTGCTTATAAAAATGTAGAAGATGTTCTTCCAAATGGGAAACTGGTGATTGAGGTTGACCAGATCAATAAGTCGATTCTTATTCCCTTGTATGGAGGCAAGGTGCCTTTTCATATTGCTACTGTGAAGAAAGCTTCATTTCAAGCTGTTGGTCCAAACTGCTATATTCAAATAGAATTTGACTTTGGAGCGTCACAGGATCCAAACTCAATCAAGAATAGGACAGAAGTTTTTCTGAAAAAGGCCTCATTTCGGTTGAATGACTTAGACCATGGTGGTAACGTGGTTGAACAGATAAACAGGCTTAGAAAATTTGTCACGTCTCAGGAGACTGAAAGTGCTGAAAGAGCATCATTGGTTACTCAGGAGAAACTTGTGGAAAAGTCTAAACCAATCATACTGACTAAGCTTTGGATCCGTCCCACGTTTCTGGGCCGTGGAAGGAAGATTCAGGGTACTCTCGAGGCTCATGACAACGGTTTTAGATACCTTATTAAGGCTCACAAGGGTTCTAGATACTCAACTTCAACGTCAGGTGAAAGTGTGGAAATTTTATTTGCTAATATTAAACACGCTTTTTTTCAAGCAGCTGAGAAAGAAATGATTACTTTGCTTCACTTTCATCTTAACAACCATATAATGGTTggaaacaagaaaacaaaagatGTTCAATTTTATGTGGAGGTTATGGATGCTGTGCAAACACTTGGAGGTGCAAAGAGGTCAACTTATGACCCAGATGAAATTGAGGAAGAACAAAGAGAACGTGACTGTAAAAACATGATTAATAtggattttcaaaattttgttaaaCGGGTTAATGATCTACCGAAGTTCAAAGCATTTGACCTGCCTTTAAGAGAGCTCGGGTTTGACGGGGTGCCTTATAAGGCTTCAGTTTTCATTGTACCGACGTCTAGTTGTTTGGTTGAGCTCATTGAAACTCCATTTCTTGTGGTTACTTTGAGCGAGATCGAAATCGTGAACCTTGAAAGGGTCAGTCTCGGACAGAAGTATTTTGACATAGCAATTGTGTTTAAAGATTTCAAGCGTGATGTGCGTTGTATCTGTTCAATTCCTTCAACGTCACTTGATGGTATTAAAGAGTGGCTCGACACAACTGGCATAAAATACTATGAAAGTAGATTGAATATGAATTGGGGGGTTATATTGAAAACAATCACTGATGACCCGCAAAAGTTCCTTGATGGAGGAGGGTGGGAGTTTTTTAATTTGGAAGGTAGTGATTCTGACTCTGATGCTTCACAGGAATCAGACCAGGCTTACGAACCATCTGATATGGAACCCGAGTCCGATTCAGAAGATGACGCATCTGACAGTGCATCATTGGTAGAgtatgatgatgaggaagaaaAGTACGACAAAGGATCTGATGAATCAAGCGATGCGGATATTGAGGAGGAAAAAGCAAGCGATGCTGACAGGGAGCATTGTGCCGAGTCAGACAGCGAAGAGGAGCAGAAAAAAAGGACGATAAAGGCTTGTGGCAAGTCGCGTGTAGATCCCAGCAGCAGTGCTCCAAAGCGTCCAAAGTAGAGAAGGTAAAATGTTGGGTTTCTATGAATTTAGAATACTTGGgaataatttaatttgttttggaaACTTGTTAGGTTGAAAAGCAGCAGAATTTTTTTGTCTGttgattattattaaattattttgcaAGCCAATTTCTGTATTCAATTGGTATACATttccatttatatattatttagtgAGATgtgtttatttcttttcttctatAGTTTGATGTCTAGATTCATATACATGTAAATGATGTTCGTCTTCATCATTGTCGATTCAAAAACCACCGTATTGCCCTATTggtagggctgtaaacgaaccgaaTGAGCACGAACATGACCTTGTTCATATTCGTTCGTTCAACTTTAACAAACGGTTCATCAACAGATAAACGAACATAACGAACataatgacttgttcatgttcgttcgtttgtgttcatgaacgaTGTAACATTCGCGACTTTTGACTTATGTTGACTTGTAACAAAACGAAATTTAAGGTatgattaaatgataaattCCGGAAcgttttgacatgttttaacGTAACGTTGAGTTAGATTGGGTATACGGTTTCGTTTTAGCGTTTGAATGAGTAACGAATAACTATTGGTCGAAgttagcggagcgggagccaTATTTGGACCTCTATAGGCCGGCCCCCAACTCCTTTCCCCCCATTCCTTctccttttcatttctttcttctttttcctctCCAAAAGTGAACACCAAAACACCTCTCCCTTCCCTCTAAATTCTTGGatttttctattattgtttGGGCTAGATTAGTGATAaatacttcatcatcatcatcaactaaacATCATGTCAAAGGATCAAACCTCTAAGCGCAAGAAATCTCCATCTTTGGGTCAAATTCGGATTTAAGGgcttttggaagatttggtaagtgaaaCCTAACTTAATTTCTCCATTTCATGTCATTAAACATGTTTCCTAGTCAAATCTTATGGGTTCTTGCTTGATTTCGGGTCAAAAACGGATTTGGGTCgatttagggtttcattagggttttggttcaaTTTGAGGTGAATCCGGATTTGTATGATGTTATGAATCGAATCTATGATAGgggttttatttgtttatgtcAAATGATGTTGGTTTGTGCTTCAAAACATGTCTTGAACCTTCCTTAGTCGATCTTACAGTCAAGAATCTGCCCAGTCGGAGCACGGCCGCTCAGACAGACGCATCGTGCTTGTGGCCGTGCTACGTGCCCAGTTATTCCCGTACTGCAGACGCTCACACGGTCGACCGTGCGAGCGGCCGCAGTTTTTCTGTCCTTTCCTCAAGtttttcgttcggttatcggtcgacttttaatgatccaaaacttgtttattagtcttatatcatcattttaaggtcaacaaaattgattaaacacattcctaaacactttgatttctACGTCAAATTTTGGTACTAATTAAGTCATTAAATCGTATTTAACTAAAACTCTTCAATATGGTTTAAGCATTCTTGGATCACTTTTAGATCACCCTTGGAAATTGTGGCGTAGTTTAACTAGTTAGACCTTACCGTTGGGATGCCtttgtgatattttgatattgtaAAGTAGGTTGGTGATCGTTGTTGAAGTTTGGTTGTGGACCCTTGATGACCGTTGGACATTCTTGGCGTGATGTTAACTTGTTGTAGCCGcttaaggtgagtttcgtaaaccctccctactcaattgagatttgggctgaaaagtgtacgtgcttGTTATTGTCGTTTAATCGATTaattgatttcttgattaacgtattgac
Coding sequences within:
- the LOC122593593 gene encoding probable UDP-3-O-acylglucosamine N-acyltransferase 2, mitochondrial gives rise to the protein MAIRVIPSKLFTQHCYSSSSLPLTLFISTLISRRNFSVWPPGHIASDDGIDKRDYHEFLRWHKGGGMFHKSANIDPTASVDFGAVVHSGSVVGGNVHVGSGTVVGPDVIIGQSTKIGYNVALANCTIGDSCLIHHGVCIGQDGFGFFVDEDGVVAKKPQALKALIGNNVEIGANSCIDRGSWRDTLIGDHTKIDNLVQIGHNVVIGKCCILCGQVGIAGSVTMADYVTLGGRVGVRDHVTIVSKVRLAAASCVTKDITKPGDYGGFPAIPMREWRKQVGRRFQILK